From one Streptomyces mobaraensis genomic stretch:
- a CDS encoding formyltransferase family protein codes for MSVVVFAYQEVGCRTLEVLAELGVPVGCVYTHRDDGRENVWFRSVADVASSLGIPVRTADPRTETERRHIRGLRPRMLLSAYWRRLLPDPVLALAPVAVNVHGSLLPRYRGRAPVNWQILHGEREGGVSLHHMTGEADAGDLVDQEPFPIGPDDTPLDVYRKLVPASATLVRRSVPALLDGRAPRWPQLASKATSFGARRPADGLIDFRYAAEDIRNLIRAVTDPYPGAYCYAGSRKLTIWRATLAPAAPAGRGTYRAGKIETSTAGVLVTCGDGRRLLLTDVESDGRRGNPRDFPDLLHHGAILTQSEGHS; via the coding sequence ATGAGCGTCGTGGTCTTCGCCTATCAGGAGGTGGGCTGCCGGACCCTGGAAGTGCTGGCGGAACTCGGCGTACCGGTCGGCTGCGTCTATACCCACCGCGACGACGGGCGGGAGAACGTCTGGTTCCGGTCGGTCGCCGACGTGGCGTCCTCCCTCGGCATCCCCGTCCGCACCGCCGATCCGCGCACCGAAACTGAACGGCGGCACATCCGGGGGCTGCGGCCGCGGATGCTGCTGAGTGCGTACTGGCGCCGCCTGCTGCCCGACCCGGTGCTTGCCCTGGCCCCGGTCGCGGTCAATGTGCACGGCAGCCTGCTGCCGCGCTACCGCGGCCGGGCACCGGTGAACTGGCAGATCCTGCACGGCGAACGCGAAGGCGGCGTCAGCCTCCATCACATGACGGGCGAGGCGGACGCCGGCGACCTCGTCGACCAGGAGCCCTTCCCCATCGGCCCGGACGACACCCCGCTGGACGTCTACCGCAAGCTCGTTCCCGCCTCGGCCACGCTCGTGCGCCGCAGTGTCCCGGCCCTGCTCGACGGCCGTGCGCCGCGCTGGCCCCAGCTCGCCTCGAAGGCCACCTCCTTCGGAGCCCGGCGTCCCGCCGACGGGCTCATCGACTTCCGGTACGCGGCCGAGGACATCCGCAACCTGATCCGCGCCGTCACCGACCCCTACCCGGGCGCCTACTGCTACGCGGGATCCCGCAAACTCACCATCTGGCGGGCCACCCTCGCCCCGGCCGCTCCGGCGGGCCGAGGAACATACCGGGCGGGGAAGATCGAGACCAGCACCGCAGGGGTCCTCGTGACGTGCGGCGACGGACGCCGCCTGCTCCTGACCGACGTCGAGAGCGACGGACGGCGGGGGAACCCCCGCGACTTCCCCGACCTCCTGCACCACGGCGCGATTCTCACCCAGTCCGAGGGACATTCGTGA
- a CDS encoding recombinase family protein has product MSATAAPWDRVEGKVQSWHRERLAVVYVRQSTPQQVIDHTESTRLQYGLTQRAVGLGWAPSRVLVIDEDLGHSASGLVDRPGFQRLVSEVGLDHVGLVLGVEMSRLARSGREWHQLLELCALAGALLADPDGVYDPAEHNDRLLLGLKGTISEAELHLIKQRMWNGRIGKARRGELAVPLPVGYLRLADGQVVKDPDEQVQTVVRLVFDLFDELATINAVLHFLVGHDIQIGIRAREGPEKGLLVWRRPSRIMIQNLLRHPAYAGIYVYGRTRTDPRRRIPGRPFTGRVRKPREDWFVYLPGMPPAYTGMDRHRRNLARIEANRARSLGMGALRDGPALLVGLIRCGRCGIRMAVHYQRGRDGKLWPRYECGRIKADYGGELCQDLAGACVDRYVTALLLAAMAPAALEVSLTAAGQAERQRAQGDRVWHQRLERADYPVDRARRQYQLAEPENRLVVRELERNWEQALAERQRLGEEYDRFTAERPRILTAAEREQIRALAGDLSTVWQAPTTTDADRKQLMRQLIEEVRVTVIGDSERVTVQITWAGGHGTHGEVARPVARPGQLSYFPRLSDRARALAEAGHTAPVIAQILNSEGLRPPKRCEVFSAQGVRELLRQIGCGGGQHLRRRPSPQLGPHEWWLTDLACHTHIPRITLYGWIKRGWMAGAAGSAPSAASTCWRR; this is encoded by the coding sequence GTGAGTGCGACGGCTGCTCCGTGGGACCGGGTTGAGGGCAAGGTCCAGTCCTGGCATCGCGAACGTCTCGCGGTCGTCTATGTCCGTCAGTCGACTCCGCAGCAGGTCATCGATCACACGGAGTCGACCCGGCTGCAATACGGGCTCACCCAGCGGGCTGTCGGTCTGGGCTGGGCCCCGTCGCGGGTCCTGGTGATCGACGAGGACCTCGGGCACTCGGCGTCCGGGCTCGTGGACCGGCCGGGTTTCCAGCGGCTGGTCTCCGAAGTCGGCCTGGACCACGTCGGGTTGGTCCTCGGGGTCGAGATGTCCCGTCTCGCCCGCAGCGGACGTGAATGGCACCAGCTGCTGGAGCTGTGCGCGCTGGCCGGGGCCCTGCTGGCCGACCCGGACGGGGTCTATGACCCGGCTGAGCACAACGACCGGCTGCTGCTCGGGCTGAAGGGGACGATCAGCGAGGCGGAACTGCACCTGATCAAGCAGCGGATGTGGAACGGGCGGATCGGCAAGGCCCGGCGCGGGGAGCTGGCCGTGCCTCTGCCGGTGGGGTATCTGCGGCTCGCGGACGGCCAGGTCGTCAAGGATCCGGACGAGCAGGTGCAGACCGTGGTCCGTCTGGTCTTCGACCTGTTCGACGAACTCGCCACGATCAACGCGGTGCTGCACTTCCTGGTCGGCCACGACATCCAGATCGGCATCCGGGCCCGCGAAGGACCGGAGAAAGGGCTGCTGGTCTGGCGCCGGCCCAGCCGGATCATGATCCAGAACTTGCTCCGCCACCCGGCCTATGCCGGGATCTACGTCTATGGCCGCACCCGCACCGACCCCCGCCGCCGCATCCCCGGACGTCCGTTCACCGGCCGCGTCCGCAAACCGCGCGAGGACTGGTTCGTCTACTTGCCCGGGATGCCGCCTGCCTATACCGGTATGGACCGGCACCGGCGCAACCTGGCCCGGATCGAGGCGAACCGGGCCCGTTCACTGGGCATGGGCGCCCTGCGGGACGGCCCCGCACTGCTGGTCGGGCTGATCCGCTGCGGCCGGTGCGGCATCCGGATGGCTGTGCACTACCAGCGCGGGAGGGACGGAAAACTGTGGCCGCGCTACGAGTGCGGCCGCATCAAGGCCGACTACGGTGGCGAGTTGTGCCAGGACCTGGCCGGGGCCTGCGTGGACCGCTATGTCACCGCTCTGCTGCTGGCGGCGATGGCGCCGGCCGCCCTGGAGGTCTCGCTCACGGCGGCCGGCCAGGCCGAACGCCAACGGGCCCAAGGGGACCGGGTCTGGCACCAGCGTCTGGAACGCGCGGACTACCCGGTCGACCGGGCCAGGCGCCAGTACCAGCTGGCCGAGCCCGAAAACCGCTTGGTCGTCCGCGAACTCGAACGCAACTGGGAACAGGCACTGGCCGAACGGCAGCGACTCGGCGAGGAATACGACCGGTTCACCGCCGAACGGCCCCGCATCCTCACAGCCGCCGAGCGGGAACAGATCCGGGCCCTGGCCGGTGACCTTTCCACCGTCTGGCAGGCCCCCACCACGACCGACGCGGACCGCAAACAGCTCATGCGGCAACTAATCGAGGAAGTCCGGGTGACCGTCATCGGCGACAGCGAACGCGTCACCGTCCAGATCACCTGGGCCGGCGGACATGGCACCCACGGCGAAGTCGCACGGCCGGTCGCCCGCCCCGGCCAGCTCAGCTACTTTCCCCGCCTGTCCGACCGGGCCCGCGCACTTGCCGAAGCCGGACATACAGCCCCCGTCATCGCGCAGATCCTCAACTCGGAAGGGCTCCGCCCGCCCAAACGCTGCGAGGTCTTCAGTGCCCAGGGCGTCCGTGAACTGCTGCGGCAAATCGGCTGCGGCGGCGGGCAACACCTTCGACGCCGACCATCACCACAACTCGGCCCGCATGAGTGGTGGTTGACTGACCTTGCCTGCCACACCCACATCCCCCGCATCACCCTCTACGGGTGGATCAAGCGCGGCTGGATGGCCGGCGCGGCCGGTTCGGCGCCATCGGCGGCGAGTACCTGCTGGAGGCGTTGA
- a CDS encoding bifunctional UDP-4-keto-pentose/UDP-xylose synthase — protein MNILILGAGGFIGHHLTRAILTRTDWHVRALDLRTERLAGIAHHPRLTLRTGDVFAHTDWIERQLHWADVCLPLVATATPASYVRDPLGTFDLDFTHNLDAVRRCAATGTRVVFPSSSEVYGMCEDEEFDEYTSRLVYGPADKSRWIYAASKQLLDRVIHALAQQQGLQYTLFRPFNWTGPGLDDPHSTTPGSSRVLPQMLGHLIRREPVVLVDGGAQRRCFTHIDDGIDALMRILENPGGVADGQIFNLGNPANEHTIREAAQGLIRHIGEVPGYEDIPTTARIVEQDGRDYYGAGYQDVHRRVPAIHRATELLGWTPRVGFDQLLKTTVQHYLNAEHGSSTPPETPPAAICA, from the coding sequence GTGAACATACTCATCCTCGGTGCGGGCGGCTTCATCGGCCACCACCTGACCCGCGCCATCCTGACACGCACCGACTGGCACGTCCGCGCGCTGGACCTTCGCACCGAACGCCTCGCCGGCATCGCACACCACCCTCGTCTCACTCTCCGAACCGGAGACGTCTTCGCCCATACGGACTGGATCGAGCGGCAGCTGCACTGGGCGGACGTATGCCTGCCCCTGGTGGCCACCGCCACGCCCGCCTCGTACGTCAGGGATCCGCTGGGCACGTTCGACCTCGACTTCACCCACAACCTCGACGCCGTCCGCCGGTGCGCGGCCACGGGCACCCGTGTCGTCTTCCCCTCCAGCTCGGAGGTCTACGGGATGTGCGAGGACGAGGAGTTCGACGAGTACACCAGCCGACTGGTGTACGGGCCGGCGGACAAATCCCGCTGGATCTACGCGGCGTCCAAGCAACTCCTCGACCGGGTCATCCACGCCCTGGCCCAACAGCAGGGCCTGCAGTACACCCTGTTCCGCCCGTTCAACTGGACCGGCCCCGGCCTCGACGACCCGCACAGCACCACGCCGGGGTCCTCCCGCGTACTGCCCCAGATGCTGGGCCATCTCATCCGGCGCGAACCTGTCGTCCTTGTCGACGGAGGAGCCCAGCGGCGCTGCTTCACCCACATCGACGACGGCATCGACGCACTGATGCGCATATTGGAGAACCCCGGTGGTGTGGCCGACGGGCAGATCTTCAACCTGGGAAACCCCGCCAACGAACACACCATCCGCGAAGCGGCGCAGGGCCTGATCCGCCACATCGGCGAAGTCCCCGGCTACGAGGACATACCCACCACCGCCCGCATCGTGGAACAGGACGGCCGCGACTACTACGGGGCGGGCTACCAGGACGTCCACCGCCGCGTGCCCGCCATCCACCGCGCCACCGAGCTCCTGGGCTGGACCCCGCGCGTCGGATTCGACCAGCTGCTGAAGACGACGGTCCAGCACTACCTGAACGCCGAGCATGGCTCATCCACCCCACCGGAAACACCCCCGGCCGCCATCTGCGCCTAA
- a CDS encoding NHL domain-containing protein yields MSTASTGAGNGEHSARLITTVAGTGTAGGPKGDKEPAVSALLHGPYGVAVDRDGTLYVAEYGGHRIRKVTTDGKISTVAGTGSPGRGAEGVSAVSAPLHTPRGIAVDSAGDLYIAESGNSRIRKVTMADGKIRTFAGTGTATYGGEGVLATAAHLNAPFGVAVDGADNVYIADYGNHRIRKVTADGKINTVVGTVAGLSPDGTLATAAQLKNPSAVAVDSAGNLYIAELGNQRVRKVTKADGKIKTVAGTGAGTFGGDGVQAASAPLFSPMAVVVDSTDTLYIADTNNHRVRKVAADGTISTVAGTGAPTFGGDGEPAASAKLSSPHGLAVDCVDTLYIADYANNRVRKVTSAKLAGLPDSGTVVSWANVRSRLRMSVVRESTSDGAEVHQTLTVPRGHQRWRLIAAGQDDGEVLYRIENVRSGKVLEVVGAQETKGAVVAQRSYEGADAHHQHWRLIPVGPATGTPRVYEIANRNSGLLLGVDTNARTVIKQYEAAGAPQDRQWQLLPV; encoded by the coding sequence ACAAGGAGCCGGCCGTTTCGGCTCTGTTGCACGGTCCGTACGGAGTCGCGGTGGACCGCGACGGGACCCTCTACGTCGCCGAATACGGCGGCCACAGGATCAGGAAGGTCACGACTGACGGGAAGATCAGCACGGTCGCGGGGACGGGAAGCCCGGGACGTGGGGCAGAGGGTGTCTCCGCCGTCTCAGCCCCGCTGCATACCCCGCGCGGGATTGCGGTGGACAGCGCGGGTGATCTCTACATCGCCGAGTCCGGCAACAGCCGGATCCGGAAAGTCACCATGGCCGACGGGAAGATCCGTACGTTCGCCGGGACGGGTACCGCGACCTACGGCGGTGAGGGTGTCTTGGCCACCGCCGCCCATCTGAACGCTCCGTTCGGTGTGGCGGTGGATGGCGCGGACAACGTCTACATCGCCGACTACGGCAACCACCGGATCAGGAAGGTCACGGCCGACGGGAAGATCAACACGGTTGTCGGGACGGTCGCGGGCCTGTCCCCTGACGGCACCCTCGCCACCGCCGCCCAGCTGAAGAACCCCAGCGCGGTCGCGGTGGACAGTGCGGGCAACCTCTACATCGCCGAGTTGGGCAACCAGCGGGTCCGGAAGGTCACGAAGGCCGACGGGAAGATCAAAACGGTCGCCGGCACAGGTGCCGGGACCTTCGGCGGCGACGGCGTCCAGGCCGCCTCGGCACCGTTGTTCTCGCCCATGGCAGTGGTGGTGGACAGCACCGACACCCTCTACATCGCCGACACCAACAACCACCGGGTTCGCAAGGTCGCGGCCGACGGAACGATCAGCACGGTGGCCGGCACGGGCGCCCCGACCTTCGGTGGTGACGGCGAGCCGGCCGCTTCGGCCAAGCTGAGCTCCCCGCACGGGCTCGCCGTGGACTGCGTGGACACCCTCTACATCGCCGACTACGCCAACAACCGGGTCCGAAAGGTCACGTCGGCGAAGCTGGCCGGGCTGCCCGATTCGGGCACGGTGGTCTCCTGGGCCAACGTCCGCAGCAGGCTGCGGATGTCGGTCGTGCGTGAGTCCACCAGCGACGGGGCCGAGGTCCACCAGACCCTCACCGTGCCGCGGGGTCACCAGCGGTGGCGGCTCATCGCGGCGGGACAGGACGACGGCGAGGTCCTGTACCGGATCGAGAACGTGCGCAGCGGCAAGGTCCTGGAGGTCGTGGGAGCGCAGGAGACCAAGGGGGCGGTGGTGGCGCAGCGCTCCTACGAGGGCGCTGACGCGCACCACCAGCACTGGCGGCTGATCCCGGTGGGCCCGGCGACCGGCACTCCGCGGGTGTACGAGATCGCGAACCGCAACAGTGGTCTGCTCCTGGGCGTCGACACCAACGCCCGTACGGTGATCAAGCAGTACGAGGCGGCGGGTGCTCCCCAGGACCGTCAGTGGCAGCTGCTCCCGGTATGA
- a CDS encoding DegT/DnrJ/EryC1/StrS family aminotransferase: MDERSGVPLCAPTIEDDEIAAVAAVLRSGWLAAGPKAAEFEAAFGRWAGAPHAVAVDSATAGLHLVLAALGTGAGDEVIVPSLTWPATVNVVELLGARAVFADVLPGTLLLDPADVARKITSRTRAVVPVHYAGAPVDLAALRGVVAGRGITLVHDAAHALGTWYGDELIGGGPEPVVFSFHPAKNITTAEGGMVTVADGELAERIRLLRFHGITRDSWSRHRGGGQVSYEVLEPGWKYTMSDLHAALGLVQLPKLARFNARRSELAGRYRELLSGLEEIRLPDVPPYPHTHAWHLYVIRLVPELLTVDRDTFVAELKELGVAAGVHYTPVHLHHYYRSRRENDPAAGCLPVTEDAAEAIVSLPLFAGMSDEQQDRVAAAVRAVAGRHRASAVTGTVR, from the coding sequence GTGGACGAGCGCAGTGGCGTGCCGTTGTGCGCGCCGACGATCGAGGATGATGAGATCGCCGCGGTGGCGGCCGTCTTGCGGTCGGGTTGGCTGGCCGCGGGGCCGAAGGCGGCGGAGTTCGAGGCGGCCTTCGGGCGGTGGGCGGGGGCGCCGCACGCTGTCGCCGTCGACTCGGCTACGGCCGGTCTGCACCTGGTGCTGGCCGCGCTGGGAACCGGCGCTGGTGACGAGGTCATCGTTCCGTCGCTGACCTGGCCCGCTACGGTCAATGTGGTCGAGCTGCTGGGCGCCCGTGCGGTGTTCGCCGACGTCCTGCCGGGCACGTTGTTGCTGGATCCCGCCGATGTGGCGCGCAAGATCACCAGCCGTACCAGAGCGGTCGTTCCTGTGCACTATGCCGGGGCTCCGGTCGACCTGGCCGCGTTACGTGGCGTGGTGGCCGGGCGTGGAATAACCCTCGTCCACGATGCGGCGCACGCGCTGGGCACGTGGTATGGCGACGAGCTCATCGGCGGCGGTCCTGAGCCCGTTGTCTTCAGCTTTCACCCTGCCAAGAACATCACCACCGCCGAAGGCGGAATGGTGACGGTGGCCGACGGCGAGTTGGCCGAGCGCATACGCCTGCTGCGGTTCCACGGGATCACCAGGGATTCCTGGTCGCGGCACCGTGGCGGTGGCCAGGTGTCGTACGAGGTGCTGGAGCCGGGCTGGAAGTACACCATGTCCGACCTTCATGCCGCGCTCGGCCTGGTGCAGCTGCCCAAACTCGCTCGGTTCAACGCCCGCAGGAGCGAGCTGGCCGGCCGGTACCGCGAGCTGCTGTCCGGCCTGGAGGAGATCCGGCTGCCGGACGTCCCGCCGTATCCCCACACCCATGCCTGGCACCTGTACGTGATACGGCTGGTCCCTGAGCTGCTGACCGTGGACCGGGACACCTTCGTCGCCGAACTCAAGGAGCTCGGGGTGGCGGCCGGAGTGCACTACACGCCGGTCCATCTGCACCACTACTACCGCAGCCGCCGCGAAAACGATCCGGCCGCCGGATGCCTCCCCGTCACCGAGGACGCGGCGGAGGCCATCGTCTCCCTGCCCTTGTTCGCGGGCATGAGCGACGAGCAGCAGGACCGGGTCGCCGCGGCCGTGCGGGCCGTGGCCGGCCGCCATCGCGCATCCGCCGTCACCGGTACGGTGCGATGA
- the dksA gene encoding RNA polymerase-binding protein DksA: protein MSTSVNMYGVEPYAGTAGEEYMGEPMRQHFTKLLEAWKQELMTSPDRSADRVKADFPGPVDRATIEEELGLELRSRDRERKVIEKIDQALHKIENHAYGWCDKCGAEIGLRRLEARPTSDRCLDCR, encoded by the coding sequence ATGTCGACTTCGGTCAATATGTATGGAGTTGAGCCCTACGCCGGGACTGCGGGCGAGGAGTACATGGGTGAGCCCATGCGCCAGCACTTCACGAAGCTGCTCGAAGCCTGGAAGCAGGAGCTGATGACCAGCCCGGACCGGTCCGCCGATCGCGTGAAGGCCGACTTCCCCGGCCCGGTCGACCGAGCCACCATCGAAGAAGAGTTGGGCCTGGAGCTGCGCAGCCGCGACCGGGAACGAAAGGTCATCGAGAAGATCGACCAGGCTCTGCACAAGATCGAGAACCACGCGTACGGCTGGTGCGACAAATGCGGGGCCGAGATCGGCCTTCGCCGTCTTGAGGCACGCCCCACCTCAGACCGCTGCCTCGACTGTAGATGA
- a CDS encoding lectin-like domain-containing protein yields the protein MPVKASTASRQVQFPIVESFAQGTVTNPHWQLQGTARLTGGSLELTPNESSKAGTAFLNQPFSSALGVTIDFDYSCEGGPELGDGFSVYLIDGEHTTGPGGRGGALGYSFTKSGPDTIVTPGVTAGYVGIGFDNFGNFATPFSGTGGPGNLPRTVGVRGSGSEREGFRWLTGVQAPGGFHASWEAGAHIQVSVIDGRLTVRHADRADPNGTLLIDDFDLAQTPGQTRMPETFKLGFAAGTGSATAAHRIRNLTVALPVNMPLEMGGPQTAKSGERVSYSISVQNLGPNDAPDAVVEGAIPAELTDPELTCQAENGAVCGTGSVLDGLRQPVDLPKGSKAMISLTGTIDPRFEGRLTPTSLIKSPSRANTAEQQSDSAATDVELPRVSITPAIVGQWHQGWPEDATGWVISYDITLTANEQRVVRWEISFDAPARTRINPQQTQWYEVIKDGTEGSVVIATPDDTRTIEPGTSLTVAMQLLYPSQQDAGDGTLRNLHATEVTRP from the coding sequence GGAACTCACTCCCAACGAAAGCTCCAAGGCCGGGACGGCCTTCCTCAATCAGCCGTTCTCCTCAGCGCTCGGCGTCACCATCGACTTCGACTACTCCTGCGAGGGCGGCCCCGAGCTCGGCGACGGCTTCAGCGTCTACCTGATCGACGGCGAGCACACGACCGGCCCCGGCGGCCGGGGCGGAGCGCTCGGCTACTCCTTCACCAAGTCCGGGCCGGACACGATCGTCACCCCGGGCGTCACGGCCGGATACGTGGGCATCGGTTTCGACAACTTCGGCAACTTCGCCACACCGTTCTCCGGGACGGGCGGCCCCGGAAATCTCCCCCGCACCGTCGGGGTACGCGGCTCCGGCAGCGAGAGGGAAGGGTTCCGCTGGCTCACCGGCGTCCAGGCACCCGGCGGGTTCCACGCGTCATGGGAAGCCGGCGCCCACATCCAGGTGTCCGTCATCGACGGCCGGCTGACCGTACGGCACGCCGACCGGGCCGACCCGAACGGTACCCTGTTGATCGACGACTTCGACCTCGCGCAGACCCCCGGGCAGACCCGGATGCCGGAGACGTTCAAGCTGGGCTTCGCGGCCGGCACGGGCAGCGCCACCGCGGCCCACCGGATCAGGAACCTCACGGTGGCCCTGCCCGTGAACATGCCGCTGGAGATGGGCGGCCCGCAGACGGCCAAGTCGGGAGAACGGGTCTCCTACAGCATCAGCGTGCAGAACCTCGGCCCCAACGACGCCCCCGACGCCGTCGTGGAGGGCGCCATCCCGGCAGAGCTGACCGATCCGGAGCTGACCTGCCAAGCCGAGAACGGAGCCGTCTGCGGTACCGGTTCGGTCCTGGACGGCCTGCGCCAGCCGGTCGACCTGCCCAAGGGCAGCAAGGCGATGATCAGCCTGACCGGCACCATCGACCCCCGGTTCGAGGGCCGCCTCACCCCCACCAGCCTGATCAAGTCGCCGTCACGCGCCAATACCGCCGAGCAGCAGTCCGACTCGGCCGCCACCGACGTCGAACTGCCACGGGTCAGCATCACCCCCGCGATCGTCGGGCAGTGGCACCAGGGATGGCCCGAGGACGCGACGGGATGGGTGATCAGCTACGACATCACCCTGACCGCCAACGAACAACGGGTGGTGAGGTGGGAGATCTCCTTCGACGCACCGGCGCGAACCCGTATCAATCCCCAACAGACCCAATGGTACGAGGTGATCAAGGACGGCACAGAGGGATCCGTCGTCATCGCCACGCCGGACGACACCCGCACCATCGAACCCGGCACATCTCTCACCGTGGCCATGCAGCTGCTCTATCCCTCCCAACAAGACGCCGGTGACGGCACGCTGCGCAACCTCCACGCCACCGAGGTGACCCGGCCATAG
- a CDS encoding FG-GAP-like repeat-containing protein, with translation MPVPTQGLKLQIVNAATGKILGARATPGTDGALVVRDFPDDGPSPEQWQLTPVQATQGGPAQDEQAYVISNAVSGKVLDNPATADRGVRQWDATAGKKAQQWHLVPVDGEAGLYFIEDATDGAVLDLADPTVDDPRVVLREHDDSATSQHWRFVTAAPERTSDPVLHWAPLSHWNSRQSWRLARSAALRPAPDATPSFSDMLLILKRFGSDQDAGAWQSVGATRAPSGQPCWWAGLGDRLLADTTGTGRADLVGLKPAKGAVTAASEGDGTFKDDERVLHPPVPSPSPKDLWTLADTTGDGRPDVVVLAADGVRVFLQDENKKFAPASGEPVVKAFGHGQPAGGWVADKHPRFVTDTTGDGRADIVGFHDDGVWISLQDEEGKFAPLADKPALRAFGHDEKAGGWVADKHPRFLADTTGDGRADIVGFHDDGVWISFQDEEGEFADPLWVLDDFGVDQGWSSVEEHPRSLVRTADGGAVDLVGFGPQGVVVARGRGDGTFEPSELVLNDFGLDQEWTSKKHLRFLADVTGDGNPDIVGFGDEGVWVSHNCGDGRFKQAQLVCRGFGHNDEAGAWRVGRHPRFVADITGDGRVDIVGFGGPGVYVARNLFRRFRTR, from the coding sequence ATGCCCGTGCCCACGCAAGGACTGAAACTCCAGATCGTCAACGCGGCCACGGGGAAGATCCTCGGCGCCAGGGCCACGCCGGGAACGGACGGGGCACTGGTCGTGCGCGACTTCCCCGACGATGGCCCGAGCCCGGAACAGTGGCAGCTCACCCCCGTACAGGCCACGCAAGGCGGGCCGGCACAAGACGAGCAGGCTTATGTGATCAGCAACGCGGTCAGCGGCAAGGTCCTCGACAATCCCGCCACCGCGGACCGCGGCGTCCGCCAGTGGGACGCCACCGCCGGCAAGAAGGCCCAGCAGTGGCACCTCGTCCCCGTCGACGGCGAAGCCGGCCTCTACTTCATCGAAGACGCCACCGACGGCGCCGTCCTCGACCTCGCCGACCCCACAGTGGACGACCCCCGGGTCGTCCTGCGCGAGCACGACGACAGCGCGACGAGCCAGCACTGGCGGTTCGTGACGGCCGCCCCCGAGCGCACCAGCGACCCCGTCCTGCACTGGGCACCACTGAGCCACTGGAACAGCCGCCAGTCCTGGCGACTGGCACGCTCGGCCGCGCTGCGGCCGGCACCCGACGCGACACCCTCCTTCAGTGACATGCTCCTGATCCTCAAGCGGTTCGGAAGCGACCAGGACGCCGGCGCATGGCAGAGCGTCGGAGCCACCCGGGCTCCCAGCGGACAACCGTGCTGGTGGGCCGGGCTCGGTGACCGGCTCCTCGCCGACACCACCGGAACAGGCCGGGCGGACCTCGTCGGGCTCAAACCCGCGAAGGGAGCTGTGACGGCCGCCAGCGAAGGTGACGGCACTTTCAAGGACGACGAGCGCGTCCTGCACCCACCCGTCCCCTCCCCGAGCCCCAAGGACCTGTGGACCCTCGCGGACACGACGGGTGACGGCAGGCCCGACGTCGTCGTGCTCGCCGCGGACGGTGTCCGCGTGTTCCTGCAGGACGAGAACAAGAAATTCGCGCCCGCGAGCGGCGAGCCGGTCGTCAAGGCGTTCGGCCACGGGCAGCCGGCCGGCGGATGGGTTGCCGACAAGCATCCCCGCTTCGTCACCGACACCACCGGTGACGGCCGCGCCGACATCGTGGGCTTCCACGACGACGGCGTCTGGATCTCACTCCAGGACGAGGAAGGGAAGTTCGCACCTCTCGCCGACAAACCGGCCCTCCGGGCATTCGGCCACGACGAGAAGGCGGGTGGGTGGGTAGCCGACAAGCATCCCCGCTTCCTTGCCGACACGACCGGTGACGGCCGCGCCGACATCGTGGGCTTCCACGACGACGGCGTCTGGATCTCATTCCAGGACGAGGAGGGAGAATTCGCCGACCCCCTGTGGGTCCTCGACGACTTCGGGGTCGACCAGGGGTGGAGCTCGGTCGAGGAGCACCCCCGGTCCCTGGTCCGGACCGCCGACGGCGGAGCTGTGGACCTCGTCGGGTTCGGCCCGCAGGGCGTCGTCGTCGCACGTGGGCGCGGCGACGGCACGTTCGAGCCCTCCGAGCTCGTCCTGAACGACTTCGGGCTCGACCAGGAGTGGACGAGCAAAAAGCACCTCCGGTTCCTCGCCGACGTCACCGGCGACGGCAACCCGGACATCGTCGGCTTCGGCGACGAAGGGGTCTGGGTGTCGCACAACTGCGGCGACGGCCGGTTCAAGCAGGCGCAGTTGGTGTGCCGCGGCTTCGGCCACAACGACGAGGCAGGCGCCTGGCGGGTCGGCCGCCACCCCCGCTTCGTCGCCGACATCACCGGTGACGGACGCGTCGACATCGTCGGCTTCGGCGGGCCGGGCGTGTACGTGGCCCGCAACCTCTTCCGCCGCTTCAGGACCCGATGA